The Brasilonema sennae CENA114 genome includes a region encoding these proteins:
- a CDS encoding ABC1 kinase family protein — MAIARYYRYRPWLAWMRAIKIIWFFAVFILSLKWDQWRNQEEQNKFKRATQLRLLLTRLGPTFIKVGQALSTRPDLIRKDYLEELIKLQDQLPAFDSGLAYKIIETELERPISEIFSSLSSYPVAAASLGQVYRGRLMSGEEVAVKVQRPNLRPTLTLDLYLMRWAASWLAPWLPLNLGHDLAMIVDEFGTKLFEEIDYINEARNAEKFANNFHNDPQVKIPAIYWRYTNVHVLTLEWINGFKLTETNKIRAAGLDPELVIQVGVTSGLQQLLEHGFFHADPHPGNLFAMPDGRMAYIDFGMMDQLNETTKETLVDALVHVVNKEFDELAQDFVKLGFLSPDTDIRPVVPALETVLDNAIGKNVGDFNIKTITDEFSELMYEYPFRIPAQFALIIRSVVTQEGIALSLNPNFKLVEVAYPYVARRLLTGESPQLRRRLLNVLFKDGKFQWSRLENLIAIARSDTNFDVLPTAQLGLQYLLSDESKFLRRQLALALTEDDRLHTEEVQRLWNLVKDDLKPTRLFNVAIGVLTEFSREGVAAILPKALKE, encoded by the coding sequence ATGGCGATCGCCCGCTACTACCGCTACCGTCCTTGGCTAGCTTGGATGCGGGCGATAAAGATTATCTGGTTTTTTGCAGTATTTATTCTTAGTCTCAAGTGGGATCAATGGCGAAATCAAGAGGAGCAAAACAAGTTCAAACGAGCGACTCAATTGCGGCTGTTGCTAACCCGCCTTGGTCCGACGTTCATTAAAGTTGGTCAAGCCCTCTCAACACGACCAGACTTGATACGTAAAGATTATCTAGAAGAACTCATCAAGCTACAAGATCAGTTGCCAGCTTTTGATAGTGGACTCGCGTATAAAATTATTGAAACCGAACTAGAACGTCCAATTAGCGAAATTTTTAGTTCGTTGTCCTCATATCCCGTGGCTGCAGCTAGTTTGGGTCAAGTTTATCGTGGTCGTTTGATGAGCGGCGAAGAAGTGGCGGTGAAAGTACAGCGCCCCAACTTGCGCCCAACTCTTACACTTGACCTTTATCTGATGCGATGGGCGGCTAGTTGGTTAGCTCCTTGGTTACCCTTAAACCTCGGTCATGACTTGGCAATGATTGTGGACGAGTTTGGCACCAAGTTATTTGAGGAGATAGATTACATCAACGAAGCCCGCAACGCGGAGAAATTTGCTAATAACTTTCACAACGACCCCCAGGTTAAAATACCGGCGATATATTGGCGTTACACCAATGTCCATGTTTTAACCTTAGAGTGGATTAACGGCTTCAAACTGACCGAAACAAACAAAATCCGCGCAGCAGGTTTAGATCCAGAGTTAGTCATCCAAGTTGGCGTGACTTCTGGTTTACAACAACTCCTAGAGCATGGCTTCTTCCATGCTGATCCACATCCAGGTAATTTATTTGCCATGCCCGATGGTCGTATGGCTTACATAGACTTCGGGATGATGGATCAGTTAAATGAAACCACAAAAGAAACTCTGGTAGATGCGCTCGTACACGTAGTTAATAAAGAATTCGACGAATTAGCCCAAGACTTTGTGAAGCTAGGTTTTCTCAGTCCAGACACGGATATTCGTCCGGTTGTACCAGCATTGGAAACAGTTCTGGATAATGCTATTGGCAAAAATGTAGGGGATTTTAACATCAAAACCATTACTGATGAGTTCTCGGAACTGATGTATGAATATCCTTTCCGAATCCCTGCACAGTTTGCTTTGATCATTCGTTCTGTGGTAACGCAGGAAGGAATTGCCCTCAGCCTCAACCCGAATTTCAAACTTGTTGAAGTAGCATACCCATACGTTGCAAGGCGCTTGTTGACAGGCGAATCTCCACAACTGCGGCGACGTTTGCTGAATGTGCTTTTTAAAGATGGTAAATTCCAGTGGTCTCGGTTAGAGAATTTGATTGCGATTGCCCGCAGTGATACTAACTTTGACGTATTACCTACGGCTCAATTGGGATTGCAATATTTACTTTCTGATGAAAGCAAGTTTCTGAGGCGACAGTTAGCGCTTGCTCTTACAGAAGATGATCGTCTTCATACAGAAGAAGTCCAACGCTTATGGAATTTGGTCAAAGATGACTTAAAACCAACTCGCTTATTCAACGTCGCGATTGGAGTTTTGACAGAATTTTCCCGAGAGGGAGTAGCTGCTATTCTACCGAAAGCCTTAAAAGAATGA
- a CDS encoding site-2 protease family protein encodes MLTSSETPIVATVVLVAFGILGWGFYRARPYGKLGILAWLQSVILMIPWLLFFGLFAAGIYVNIVGILFLLVVSTGVYVFLGRQLRAAGQDAILRQRATQRLEAEVQQQGSPTNNSNLPEGTAQLKPEVLSIPEEDLNMIKGIFGLDTFFTTETIAYQEGAIFKGNLRGEPEAVHNTLSASLQERLGDKYRLFIVENTDGKPVIIVLPSRNDPRPMTLPQKVFAVILLVGTIATSLETAGLLLNFDFFSNPERFREVIPIGAGILTVLIAHEIGHWLLARRHQIRLSWPYFLPAIQIGSFGAITRFESLLPNRKVLFDISLAGPAVGGIVSLLMLVAGLLLSHKGSLFQLPNEFFSGSILVGTLARVILGSALQSPLVDIHPLVVIGWLGLVVTALNLMPAGQLDGGRIVQAIYGRKIAGRATVATLIVLVLVSLGTPLALYWAIVIVFLQRDLERPSLNEISEPDDARAALGLLALFLMVATLLPLTPGLAGRLGIGG; translated from the coding sequence ATGTTGACTTCTTCAGAAACACCTATTGTCGCCACTGTTGTGCTGGTCGCTTTCGGAATTTTAGGTTGGGGCTTTTATCGCGCCAGACCTTATGGCAAGCTGGGAATTCTAGCGTGGTTACAGTCGGTGATATTGATGATTCCTTGGTTGCTGTTTTTTGGTTTGTTTGCAGCTGGAATTTACGTCAATATAGTAGGCATATTGTTCTTGTTGGTCGTATCCACCGGAGTGTACGTCTTTTTAGGAAGACAGCTGCGAGCAGCCGGACAGGATGCAATACTCAGGCAACGGGCAACCCAAAGGCTTGAAGCTGAGGTCCAGCAGCAAGGTAGTCCTACAAATAATTCCAATCTTCCGGAAGGAACTGCACAGTTAAAACCTGAAGTCTTATCAATTCCTGAAGAAGACTTGAACATGATTAAAGGTATTTTCGGCCTTGATACCTTTTTTACCACAGAAACCATTGCTTACCAGGAAGGGGCTATCTTTAAAGGAAACCTGCGAGGAGAGCCAGAAGCGGTTCATAACACTCTAAGCGCGAGTTTGCAAGAACGTTTAGGTGATAAATATCGTCTATTTATAGTGGAAAATACAGATGGCAAACCTGTAATCATTGTGCTTCCCAGTCGCAATGACCCCCGTCCGATGACATTACCGCAGAAAGTTTTTGCTGTTATCTTGCTGGTGGGAACAATTGCTACAAGTTTGGAAACTGCAGGGCTACTCCTGAATTTTGATTTCTTTTCCAACCCAGAACGTTTCCGAGAAGTTATACCCATCGGTGCTGGAATTTTAACAGTTTTGATAGCTCACGAAATCGGTCATTGGTTGCTCGCCCGTCGTCATCAGATCCGCCTCAGTTGGCCTTACTTTCTTCCCGCGATACAAATTGGTTCGTTCGGTGCTATTACTCGTTTTGAATCTTTACTACCTAACCGCAAGGTACTATTCGATATTTCCCTAGCAGGACCAGCTGTTGGAGGAATTGTATCTTTATTAATGTTGGTGGCTGGATTGCTACTTTCTCACAAAGGTAGTCTATTTCAATTGCCAAATGAGTTTTTCTCTGGTTCAATTCTGGTGGGAACTTTGGCGCGAGTTATTCTTGGTTCGGCATTACAGTCACCTTTGGTCGATATACATCCACTTGTCGTCATTGGTTGGTTAGGGTTGGTCGTTACTGCTTTAAATTTAATGCCAGCAGGTCAACTAGATGGTGGTCGTATTGTCCAAGCGATTTATGGACGAAAAATTGCAGGACGAGCAACAGTAGCAACTCTAATTGTGCTGGTGTTAGTATCTCTGGGTACTCCTTTAGCTTTGTACTGGGCAATTGTGATTGTGTTTTTACAACGAGATTTAGAACGTCCCAGCTTGAATGAAATTAGCGAACCCGATGATGCACGAGCTGCTTTGGGTCTTTTGGCTTTGTTTTTGATGGTTGCTACTCTGCTTCCACTCACTCCGGGTTTAGCAGGGCGTCTGGGAATTGGCGGTTAA
- a CDS encoding glycoside hydrolase family 10 protein, producing the protein MMKKLVKWCHRLLSQESLAIKKQSFFVLLVSLSMVGAILLSFPLYAQNTPLRPQTSELRGVWLTNIDSNVLFARDRLQNSLQTLKNLNFNTVYPTVWNWGWTLYPSKVAQKVTGRSLDPAPGLQGRDILKEIVTLGHQKNLTVIPWFEFGFMAPADSQLAKNRPQWLTSRRDGSKIWKEGAENRVWLNPFHPEVQQFIQDLVVEIVKNYDIDGIQFDDHFGLPYDLGYDAYTVALYKKEHRGKAPSTNSQDAEWVRWRANKITDYMKRVFQAIKATKKNCLVSVSPNPQEFSYKSFLADWQTWERLGLIEELIIQIYRDDLNVFVQELERPEVKAAQSHIPVSIGIMTGLKAKPVSMQQIQTQIQKVRERNFAGVSFFFYETLWNMTGETPQQRQASFQKIFPTSVAYPSLLAGWKP; encoded by the coding sequence ATGATGAAAAAATTGGTGAAGTGGTGCCACAGGCTTCTATCGCAGGAATCTCTGGCAATTAAGAAACAGTCATTTTTCGTACTTTTGGTAAGTTTAAGTATGGTAGGTGCAATTCTGCTTTCGTTTCCTTTATATGCTCAAAATACTCCTTTGCGTCCGCAGACATCTGAGTTACGCGGGGTGTGGTTAACGAATATAGATAGTAATGTGCTGTTTGCGCGTGATCGCCTGCAAAACTCTTTACAAACCCTGAAAAACTTAAACTTTAACACTGTATATCCTACTGTTTGGAACTGGGGTTGGACACTGTACCCGAGCAAAGTGGCACAAAAAGTTACTGGGCGATCGCTTGATCCAGCCCCCGGACTGCAAGGTCGAGATATACTCAAGGAAATTGTCACACTCGGGCATCAAAAAAACCTAACAGTCATTCCCTGGTTCGAGTTTGGCTTTATGGCACCCGCTGACTCACAACTCGCCAAAAATCGTCCGCAATGGCTGACCAGCCGCCGTGACGGTAGTAAAATTTGGAAAGAAGGTGCTGAGAACCGGGTTTGGCTAAATCCCTTTCACCCTGAAGTTCAACAATTTATACAAGATTTAGTTGTCGAAATCGTTAAAAACTACGACATTGATGGTATTCAGTTTGATGACCATTTCGGCTTGCCGTATGACTTGGGATACGACGCCTACACAGTCGCATTGTACAAAAAAGAACATCGCGGTAAAGCTCCTTCAACAAATTCTCAAGACGCTGAATGGGTACGGTGGAGAGCTAATAAAATAACTGACTACATGAAACGGGTATTCCAGGCAATCAAAGCAACTAAGAAAAATTGTCTTGTCTCTGTATCGCCTAATCCTCAGGAATTTTCCTACAAATCCTTTTTAGCAGACTGGCAAACGTGGGAACGACTCGGACTTATTGAAGAACTGATTATACAAATATACCGTGATGACTTAAATGTCTTTGTTCAAGAACTTGAGCGCCCAGAAGTGAAAGCAGCACAAAGTCATATACCAGTAAGCATAGGTATTATGACTGGGTTAAAAGCCAAACCCGTATCCATGCAACAAATACAAACACAAATACAAAAAGTGCGAGAACGCAACTTTGCTGGAGTCTCGTTCTTTTTCTACGAAACCCTATGGAATATGACTGGTGAAACACCACAACAACGTCAAGCTAGTTTCCAGAAAATTTTCCCAACATCAGTTGCTTATCCAAGTCTGCTGGCTGGTTGGAAACCTTAA
- a CDS encoding Spy/CpxP family protein refolding chaperone, with translation MKMKALLLPAAIMVMFATSPVIFTHAGVAAPGSRAEAWQAKLNLTDAQKAKMKEIRESSKKQIDALLTPEQRTQKEQARQQRKKPNLNLTADQKAKMKEIRQNTKTQMQALLTPEQQQQWKQMREQKRQSQ, from the coding sequence ATGAAGATGAAAGCTTTGCTTTTGCCCGCAGCTATCATGGTCATGTTCGCTACCTCCCCAGTAATTTTTACTCATGCTGGCGTTGCAGCTCCAGGCAGCCGTGCAGAGGCATGGCAAGCGAAGTTGAACCTGACTGATGCCCAAAAGGCGAAAATGAAAGAAATTCGGGAATCTAGTAAAAAACAAATTGATGCGCTGCTCACTCCAGAGCAACGGACTCAAAAGGAGCAGGCTAGGCAACAACGTAAAAAGCCAAACTTGAATTTGACCGCTGACCAAAAAGCGAAAATGAAAGAAATTAGGCAAAATACCAAAACTCAGATGCAAGCCCTGCTGACTCCAGAACAGCAGCAACAATGGAAGCAAATGCGTGAACAAAAGCGGCAAAGCCAGTAA
- a CDS encoding DUF2301 domain-containing membrane protein, whose amino-acid sequence MIQQTVSAPEIYQGQFGEFTITEGDRTGVIIYRAGLMVAAVSFAIGSALVLLNNNPDFQLLTLLYACFSVGLGVSLLTIHIYMAFLHRVLQVFWVIGSVTAVILALSNSEPLAITIYTQPLTLLGVGFIFAALTGIYFKEAFCFNRFETKILTPMIPLLLLGHMFGILPIQAEKVILGLWAILFLVFALRKAVQAIPPDIGDKSVFEYLKANRSDKV is encoded by the coding sequence ATGATTCAGCAAACAGTATCTGCACCAGAAATTTATCAAGGTCAGTTTGGCGAATTTACGATAACTGAGGGCGATCGCACAGGCGTAATCATCTACCGCGCGGGGTTAATGGTAGCTGCGGTGAGTTTTGCCATAGGCAGCGCTTTGGTTTTGCTAAACAATAACCCAGATTTTCAACTACTAACCCTTTTGTATGCCTGTTTCAGTGTTGGTCTTGGTGTCAGTTTACTAACGATTCACATATACATGGCATTTCTGCACCGAGTTTTACAAGTTTTTTGGGTTATTGGCAGTGTCACTGCAGTCATACTGGCATTATCTAACAGTGAACCTTTAGCCATAACCATTTACACTCAACCACTCACCTTGCTGGGAGTAGGCTTTATCTTTGCAGCCTTAACAGGGATTTACTTCAAAGAAGCATTTTGCTTTAATCGTTTTGAAACCAAGATACTGACACCCATGATTCCATTGCTGTTGCTGGGACATATGTTTGGTATTTTGCCAATACAGGCAGAAAAGGTCATACTCGGACTGTGGGCAATTTTGTTTTTGGTGTTTGCCTTACGTAAGGCAGTACAAGCAATTCCTCCGGATATTGGAGATAAATCTGTGTTTGAATATCTGAAAGCAAATCGTTCAGATAAGGTGTAA
- a CDS encoding YdcF family protein — MPAKVPYKNQKFPKIRLLKRRQTWTLTLQGWVSVFATGALFLIFTITHIHSFLAVTSPIKADALVVEGWITDEALLQAFSEFSNNSYRQIFTTGIPVERGFYLAEYKNYAEIAAATLKKLGVPKEKLVVVPTPHVIKDRTHASAVAFRQKLLNSNDQLESVNLFTNDAHARRSWLIYKQVLAPIKVGVIAANPSDYDPKKWWVSSEGVRTVISEIIAFIYALFVNWKV; from the coding sequence ATGCCTGCAAAAGTTCCTTACAAAAACCAAAAATTCCCCAAAATTCGTTTACTCAAACGGCGACAAACGTGGACGCTTACCCTTCAAGGATGGGTGAGTGTGTTCGCAACTGGCGCTCTTTTTTTGATTTTCACGATAACTCACATACATTCATTTCTGGCAGTCACTTCTCCCATCAAAGCAGACGCACTAGTTGTGGAAGGATGGATAACAGACGAAGCACTTCTACAAGCGTTTAGCGAATTTTCCAACAATTCCTATCGGCAAATTTTTACAACAGGAATTCCGGTGGAAAGAGGGTTTTATCTCGCTGAATACAAGAATTATGCAGAAATTGCTGCAGCCACTCTCAAAAAACTGGGCGTGCCAAAAGAAAAACTAGTCGTTGTTCCTACACCTCACGTTATTAAGGATCGTACTCATGCATCTGCTGTGGCATTTCGTCAGAAGCTCTTAAATTCAAATGACCAGTTAGAATCAGTTAATCTGTTTACGAATGACGCCCATGCTCGTAGAAGCTGGTTGATATACAAACAAGTCCTTGCTCCCATCAAAGTAGGTGTGATTGCTGCGAATCCATCAGATTACGATCCAAAGAAATGGTGGGTTTCAAGCGAAGGTGTGCGAACAGTCATTTCTGAAATTATCGCTTTTATTTATGCGCTATTTGTAAATTGGAAAGTTTGA
- a CDS encoding SAM hydrolase/SAM-dependent halogenase family protein, with product MITMLSDFGDRDIYVGVMKGVISQINPELRVIDLTHQIPPQNIAAARFCLMNAYPYFPDGTVHLAVVDPGVGGRRRAIAVEFAKGYLVGPDNGIFSGLLSQSPAMLQRGDSLRAITVVELTNPDYWRTAEPSRTFHGRDIFAPVAAHLACGVPLTELGNLIDSAALVQLDIAECILTETGIVGSIQYIDHFGNLVTNIPGSYIQGKTWCVKAAGLTIRGCETYSDVKVGDAIALVESHGWVEIAINSGNAQSQLHLKFGDTVEVAFES from the coding sequence GATGAAGGGAGTTATTTCCCAAATCAACCCAGAACTGAGAGTGATAGACTTGACGCACCAAATACCGCCGCAAAACATTGCAGCGGCTAGGTTTTGCCTGATGAATGCTTACCCTTACTTTCCGGATGGGACAGTGCATTTAGCAGTCGTCGATCCGGGTGTAGGAGGAAGGCGACGAGCGATCGCAGTAGAATTTGCCAAAGGGTATCTAGTCGGACCAGATAATGGTATCTTTAGCGGATTATTGAGTCAAAGTCCGGCAATGCTCCAGCGGGGAGACTCACTCAGGGCAATCACAGTTGTAGAATTAACAAACCCTGATTACTGGAGAACTGCTGAACCCTCCAGGACTTTTCACGGGAGGGATATCTTTGCACCAGTTGCTGCACACCTTGCCTGCGGAGTCCCCTTGACAGAACTGGGGAATCTCATTGATTCCGCAGCTTTGGTACAACTGGACATAGCAGAATGTATTTTAACAGAAACTGGTATTGTAGGTTCGATTCAATATATTGACCACTTTGGTAACTTAGTCACCAACATTCCAGGGAGTTACATCCAAGGCAAAACTTGGTGTGTGAAAGCAGCTGGGTTAACGATCAGAGGATGTGAAACTTATAGTGATGTCAAAGTTGGGGATGCGATTGCACTGGTTGAAAGTCACGGCTGGGTAGAAATTGCTATCAATAGCGGTAACGCACAATCACAGTTGCACCTCAAGTTTGGAGATACAGTAGAAGTGGCTTTTGAAAGCTAG
- a CDS encoding NUDIX hydrolase yields MSQKDSKVLQQSGVIPYRVREGKIEVLLITTRNRQEWVVPKGGICNGMSPPESAAKEAWEEAGVIGQVETYEIGCYKYRKQGNIYQVRMFLLPVQTILEEYPEVNQRKRQWLDISKAIRSVRSKSLKRMFKTLKNQDKNSESRTHNSE; encoded by the coding sequence ATGAGCCAAAAAGACAGCAAAGTACTTCAGCAATCAGGGGTCATTCCATATCGAGTCAGAGAGGGAAAAATCGAAGTTTTGCTAATTACAACTCGAAATCGTCAGGAATGGGTTGTGCCGAAAGGAGGCATTTGTAATGGAATGAGTCCACCAGAATCAGCAGCAAAAGAGGCGTGGGAAGAAGCTGGAGTTATCGGTCAAGTAGAAACTTATGAAATTGGCTGTTATAAGTATCGCAAACAGGGTAATATTTACCAAGTTAGAATGTTTTTGTTACCAGTCCAAACAATTTTAGAAGAATATCCAGAAGTCAATCAAAGAAAGCGTCAATGGCTAGATATTAGCAAAGCTATTAGGTCTGTCAGGAGCAAGTCGTTGAAAAGAATGTTTAAGACTTTAAAAAATCAGGATAAGAATTCAGAATCCAGAACCCATAATTCTGAATGA
- a CDS encoding group II intron reverse transcriptase/maturase, giving the protein MIRHSSNTSESWSKLPWKKFRRNLFRLQVRVFKAVKAGDMRKARSLQKLILKSKAARLLAIRQVTQLNAGKRTAGIDGKASLNFEERLALEEHLKLNYSNWHHNRLREIPIPKKDGTFRTLKVPTITDRAWQCLAKFALEPAHEATFHARSYGFRTGRSAHDAQRQVLNSLNSYANGIEKRVIELDIEKCFDRISHTTIMDNLIAPKGMKIGIFRCLKAGIHPNFPEQGTPQGGVVSPLLANIALNGIESVHRYHNQGSKITDRTSPNKIIEPTVRYADDMVIFLKPKDNAKEILEKISQFLAERGMKISEKKTKITASTDGFDFLGWHFKVQNNGKVRSTPSLENFKKFRQKVKTIVNCSNYGSEVKAEKLAPLVRGWRNYHRFCKMDGARFSLWFTRRKAFKVFNKETKNDRWSCATLTNKAFPAVSCSERKYVMVKGNKSPYDGDIQYWSERNSKLYDGETSKALKRQNHACGHCGMKMLPGETIHLHHVDGNHQNWKANNLLAIHQSCHNYIHMSKGKP; this is encoded by the coding sequence ATGATTAGACACAGTAGCAATACTAGTGAATCTTGGAGCAAATTACCCTGGAAGAAATTCCGGCGCAATTTATTCCGCCTACAAGTTAGAGTGTTCAAAGCAGTTAAAGCAGGAGACATGCGGAAAGCGCGGTCACTTCAGAAACTGATTCTGAAATCCAAAGCTGCACGGCTATTGGCTATACGTCAAGTAACTCAGCTTAATGCTGGTAAGAGGACTGCGGGTATTGATGGCAAAGCGTCCCTCAACTTTGAAGAACGCCTTGCACTTGAGGAACACCTCAAGCTCAATTACTCTAATTGGCATCATAACAGATTACGGGAAATCCCGATACCTAAAAAGGACGGAACATTCCGGACTTTAAAAGTCCCCACTATCACAGACAGAGCATGGCAATGCCTTGCAAAGTTTGCTCTAGAACCAGCACATGAAGCAACATTCCATGCACGGAGCTATGGATTCAGAACAGGACGCTCAGCACATGATGCACAGAGACAAGTCCTCAACAGCCTAAACTCCTACGCAAATGGAATAGAAAAGCGAGTAATAGAACTCGATATCGAAAAATGCTTCGACCGGATAAGCCACACAACTATCATGGATAACTTGATAGCACCAAAAGGGATGAAAATTGGTATCTTTCGATGCCTAAAAGCCGGAATACATCCCAACTTTCCAGAACAAGGAACCCCCCAAGGTGGTGTGGTAAGTCCCCTACTAGCTAATATTGCACTCAATGGAATAGAAAGTGTCCACAGGTATCACAACCAAGGGTCAAAGATAACCGATAGGACATCTCCTAACAAGATAATAGAACCAACCGTCCGCTACGCTGACGACATGGTAATTTTTCTTAAACCCAAAGATAATGCAAAAGAAATACTTGAAAAGATAAGCCAATTCCTAGCAGAAAGAGGAATGAAAATCAGTGAGAAGAAAACCAAGATAACCGCATCGACAGATGGTTTCGACTTTTTAGGCTGGCACTTCAAGGTACAGAACAACGGGAAAGTAAGAAGCACTCCCTCGCTGGAGAACTTCAAGAAATTCCGTCAAAAAGTAAAAACTATCGTCAACTGCTCTAATTATGGTTCCGAGGTAAAAGCTGAGAAATTAGCCCCCTTGGTTAGAGGATGGAGGAATTACCACCGCTTCTGCAAAATGGATGGAGCACGGTTCTCACTATGGTTCACCAGACGCAAAGCATTCAAGGTATTCAACAAAGAAACAAAGAATGACAGATGGTCATGCGCAACGCTGACTAACAAAGCATTCCCAGCAGTTTCTTGCTCCGAAAGAAAATATGTCATGGTCAAAGGTAACAAATCACCGTACGACGGAGACATCCAGTACTGGAGCGAGCGTAACAGCAAGCTCTACGATGGCGAAACCTCTAAAGCCTTAAAACGGCAAAACCATGCATGTGGTCACTGCGGCATGAAGATGCTACCAGGTGAAACAATCCACCTACATCATGTAGATGGTAACCACCAGAACTGGAAAGCAAACAATCTTCTAGCCATACATCAAAGTTGTCACAACTACATCCACATGAGCAAGGGGAAACCTTAG